A stretch of the Macaca mulatta isolate MMU2019108-1 chromosome 14, T2T-MMU8v2.0, whole genome shotgun sequence genome encodes the following:
- the LOC717598 gene encoding olfactory receptor 51E1: protein MMVGPNGNESSATYFILIGLPGLEEAQFWLAFPLCSLYLIAVLGNLTIIYVVRAEHSLHEPMYIFLCMLSGIDILISTSSMPKMLAIFWFNSTTIQFDACLLQMFAIHSLSGMESTVLLAMAFDRYVAICHPLRHATVLTLPRVTKIGVAAVVRGAALMAPLPVFIKQLPFCRSNILSHSYCLHQDVMKLACDDIQVNVIYGLIVIISAIGLDSLLISFSYLLILKTVLGLTREAQAKAFGTCVSHVCAVFIFYVPFIGLSMVHRFSKRRDSLLPVILANIYLLVPPVLNPIVYGVKTKEIRQRILRLFHMATHASEP from the coding sequence ATGATGGTGGGTCCCAATGGCAATGAATCCAGTGCCACATACTTCATCCTAATAGGCCTCCCTGGTTTGGAAGAGGCTCAGTTCTGGTTGGCCTTCCCATTGTGCTCCCTCTACCTTATTGCTGTGCTAGGTAACTTGACAATCATCTACGTTGTGCGGGCCGAGCACAGCCTGCATGAGCCCATGTATATATTTCTTTGCATGCTTTCAGGCATTGACATCCTCATCTCCACCTCATCCATGCCCAAAATGCTGGCCATCTTCTGGTTCAATTCCACTACCATCCAGTTTGATGCTTGTCTGCTACAGATGTTTGCCATTCACTCCTTGTCTGGCATGGAATCCACAGTGCTGCTGGCCATGGCCTTTGACCGCTATGTGGCCATCTGTCACCCACTGCGCCATGCCACAGTACTTACATTGCCTCGTGTCACCAAAATTGGTGTGGCTGCTGTGGTGCGGGGGGCTGCACTGATGGCACCCCTTCCTGTCTTCATCAAGCAGCTGCCCTTCTGCCGCTCCAATATCCTTTCCCATTCCTACTGCCTACACCAAGATGTCATGAAGCTGGCATGTGATGATATCCAGGTCAATGTCATCTATGGCCTTATTGTCATCATCTCTGCCATTGGCCTGGACTCACTTCTCATCTCCTTCTCATATCTGCTTATTCTTAAGACTGTGTTGGGCTTGACACGTGAAGCCCAGGCCAAGGCGTTTGGCACTTGTGTCTCTCACGTGTGTGCTGTGTTCATATTCTATGTACCTTTCATTGGATTGTCTATGGTGCATCGCTTTAGCAAGCGGCGTGACTCTCTCCTGCCGGTCATCTTGGCCAATATCTATCTGCTGGTTCCTCCTGTGCTCAACCCAATTGTCTACGGAGTGAAGACAAAGGAGATTCGGCAGCGCATCCTTCGACTTTTTCATATGGCCACACATGCTTCAGAGCCCTAG